Proteins from a genomic interval of Geodermatophilus obscurus DSM 43160:
- a CDS encoding ferredoxin reductase, with translation MTATVPRPPSARPALRALRDRVVRLAEAATTPLLPADYLDMVNPLRAGADLRGRIVAVHRETRDAATLVIRPGADWQRHVPGQWVRIGIDVDGVRMWRAYSLTSHLDRPDGCISITVKAIPGGKVSNHLVHRTQPGTLVHLDQATGEFVLPSRAPAKVLFVTAGSGVTPVMGILRNHDELTDVVVVHSAPTPEDVVFGADLRELAAAGRIRLVEQHTDTARMLDAAAIAELVPDLAERATWACGPVGMLEALEEHWSAAGIADRLFTERFRPTVLVTGEGGTVTFTGKGTSIEADGATPILDAAEDAGVLMPSGCRMGICFGCVLPLREGAVRDLRNGEVTTAAPGDGVLIQTCISAAAGACDIDH, from the coding sequence ATGACAGCGACCGTTCCGCGCCCTCCCTCGGCCCGGCCGGCCCTGCGCGCGCTGCGTGACCGGGTGGTGCGCCTCGCCGAGGCCGCGACCACCCCGCTGCTGCCCGCGGACTACCTGGACATGGTCAACCCGCTGCGCGCCGGCGCCGACCTGCGCGGCCGCATCGTCGCCGTGCACAGGGAGACCCGGGACGCCGCCACGCTGGTCATCCGCCCGGGTGCGGACTGGCAGCGCCACGTGCCCGGTCAGTGGGTGCGCATCGGCATCGACGTCGACGGCGTGCGCATGTGGCGGGCGTACTCGCTCACCTCGCACCTCGACCGGCCCGACGGCTGCATCAGCATCACCGTCAAGGCGATCCCGGGCGGCAAGGTCAGCAACCACCTGGTGCACCGGACGCAGCCGGGCACGCTCGTGCACCTCGACCAGGCCACCGGTGAGTTCGTCCTGCCGTCACGGGCGCCGGCCAAGGTCCTGTTCGTCACCGCCGGCTCCGGCGTCACCCCGGTCATGGGCATCCTGCGCAACCACGACGAGCTCACCGACGTCGTCGTCGTGCACTCGGCGCCCACGCCGGAGGACGTCGTCTTCGGCGCGGACCTGCGCGAGCTGGCCGCCGCCGGCCGGATCCGGCTGGTCGAGCAGCACACCGACACCGCCAGGATGCTGGACGCCGCCGCGATCGCCGAGCTGGTGCCCGACCTCGCCGAGCGCGCCACCTGGGCCTGCGGCCCGGTCGGCATGCTCGAGGCGCTGGAGGAGCACTGGAGCGCCGCCGGCATCGCCGACCGGCTGTTCACCGAGCGCTTCCGGCCCACGGTCCTCGTGACCGGCGAGGGCGGCACGGTGACCTTCACCGGGAAGGGCACCAGCATCGAGGCCGACGGGGCCACCCCGATCCTCGACGCCGCCGAGGACGCCGGCGTCCTCATGCCGAGCGGCTGCCGGATGGGCATCTGCTTCGGCTGCGTGCTGCCGCTGCGCGAGGGCGCCGTCCGGGACCTGCGCAACGGCGAGGTCACCACGGCCGCGCCGGGCGACGGCGTCCTCATCCAGACCTGCATCAGCGCCGCCGCCGGCGCCTGCGACATCGACCACTGA
- a CDS encoding fatty acid desaturase family protein, whose amino-acid sequence MTVLQKKTENPIEHLTAEDIELIGKELDDIRQSVIDTRGENDARYIRKVIDVHRKIELGSRAVLLASGFPPAFVVGTIGLSVAKILENMEIGHNILHGQWDWMRDPKIHSTTWEWDMASPADQWKHSHNEMHHTYTNVVGKDNDLGYGIMRVDEDQPWQPFHLGQPLWSFINACFFEYGIAAYDLELAGTIAKKRTGDPEFRARAKAVLRKIGKQVRKDYVIHPLLSGPNFLPTLAANFTANLVRNLWSNSVILCGHFPEGVETFEKKSIEGETRGEWYLRQMLGSANISGSKAMHIMTGNLSHQIEHHLFPDLPSNRYAEIAPKIRDLFDRYGLNYHTAPLPQQVGSAWHKIIRLSLPNGWLELTNRRNLLSQLGVLYKMTTGSPKVRRTLQRKLTAGVRLTRAAAA is encoded by the coding sequence ATGACCGTTCTGCAGAAGAAGACCGAGAACCCGATCGAGCACCTCACCGCCGAGGACATCGAGCTCATCGGCAAGGAGCTCGACGACATCCGCCAGAGTGTGATCGACACCCGCGGCGAGAACGACGCCCGCTACATCCGCAAGGTCATCGACGTCCACCGCAAGATCGAGCTGGGCAGCCGCGCCGTCCTGCTCGCCTCGGGCTTCCCGCCCGCGTTCGTGGTCGGGACGATCGGCCTGTCGGTCGCCAAGATCCTCGAGAACATGGAGATCGGGCACAACATCCTGCACGGCCAGTGGGACTGGATGCGCGACCCGAAGATCCACTCCACGACGTGGGAGTGGGACATGGCCAGCCCGGCCGACCAGTGGAAGCACTCGCACAACGAGATGCACCACACGTACACGAACGTGGTCGGCAAGGACAACGACCTCGGCTACGGCATCATGCGCGTCGACGAGGACCAGCCGTGGCAGCCGTTCCACCTCGGCCAGCCCCTGTGGAGCTTCATCAACGCCTGCTTCTTCGAGTACGGGATCGCCGCCTACGACCTGGAGCTGGCCGGGACCATCGCCAAGAAGCGGACCGGGGACCCGGAGTTCCGGGCGCGCGCCAAGGCCGTGCTGCGCAAGATCGGCAAGCAGGTGCGCAAGGACTACGTCATCCACCCGCTGCTGTCGGGTCCGAACTTCCTGCCCACGCTCGCGGCCAACTTCACCGCCAACCTGGTGCGCAACCTGTGGTCGAACTCGGTGATCCTCTGCGGGCACTTCCCCGAGGGCGTCGAGACCTTCGAGAAGAAGTCGATCGAGGGCGAGACCCGCGGTGAGTGGTACCTGCGCCAGATGCTCGGCTCCGCCAACATCTCCGGCTCCAAGGCCATGCACATCATGACCGGGAACCTGTCGCACCAGATCGAGCACCACCTGTTCCCGGACCTGCCGAGCAACCGGTACGCCGAGATCGCGCCGAAGATCCGCGACCTGTTCGACCGCTACGGCCTGAACTACCACACCGCGCCGCTGCCGCAGCAGGTCGGCTCGGCCTGGCACAAGATCATCCGGCTGTCGCTGCCCAACGGCTGGCTGGAGCTGACCAACCGCCGCAACCTGCTGTCGCAGCTGGGGGTGCTCTACAAGATGACCACGGGCAGCCCCAAGGTCCGCCGCACACTCCAGCGGAAGCTGACTGCCGGCGTCCGGCTGACCCGGGCGGCCGCCGCCTGA
- the dnaB gene encoding replicative DNA helicase, whose product MDGGPPVAVADDFSRPTPTAPQYDRQPPQDVAAEQSVLGGMLLSKDAIADVVEVLAGLDFYRPAHQVIFDCILDLYGRGEPADAITVAAELNRTDQLSKMGGAVYLHTLIQSTPTAANAGYYAAIVAEQAVLRRLVEAGTRVVQLGYGAAGGKGDVDDIVDRAQQEIYDVTEKRMSEDYSRLEDVLQPTMDELDAIASRGGTARGVPTGIRDLDELTNGLQAGQMVVIAARPGVGKALALDTPIATPTGWTTMGEVAAGDQVMGSDGRPTTVLAATEVMTGRPCYEVHFSDGSVIVADAQHQWLTETRASRRSAQAAATGCNGHRNQRTFGEVRTTEEIARTVRCATKDARLNHSVTIASPLELPEADLPLPPYALGVWLGDGTSRAAHFTSNDPEIAVHIEADGLVVEPTGVDRRYALRLPARPAVEARPCPMCGELFVPRTSQVQTCGKTCGGRLRASGGVGRQATCPDCGGPSSGFAQCQACRNEHGTVQGLLRSLGVFGDKHIPMAYLRGSVAQRRALLAGLLDTDGTVAPSGVVQFAVTNQRLADDARELVAGLGYRVRMTRKRVRGRSEASSTCFTLTFSTDDEVFRLERKKLVHKERGARTFTARGVRFITDVRPIESVPVRCIEVDAKDHLFLAGRSFIPTHNSTLGLDIARSATVKHHLATCIFSLEMSKHEITMRLLSAEAKVPLHHMRAGTLSDEDWSKLARRMGEIADAPLYIDDSPNMTMMEIRAKARRLKQRNDLKLVVIDYLQLMTSGKRVESRQQEVSEFSRALKLLAKELEVPVIAMSQLNRGSEQRQDKKPMLSDLRESGSIEQDADMVMMIHREDMYEKESPRAGEADIMLVKHRNGPTANVTVAFQGHYSRFVDMAN is encoded by the coding sequence GTGGATGGAGGACCTCCCGTGGCGGTGGCCGACGACTTCAGCCGACCGACCCCGACGGCGCCGCAGTACGACCGGCAGCCGCCACAGGACGTCGCGGCCGAGCAGTCGGTGCTCGGCGGCATGCTGCTGAGCAAGGACGCGATCGCCGACGTCGTCGAGGTGCTCGCGGGGCTGGACTTCTACCGGCCGGCCCACCAGGTGATCTTCGACTGCATCCTCGACCTGTACGGGCGGGGCGAGCCGGCCGACGCGATCACCGTCGCCGCCGAGCTCAACCGCACCGACCAGCTGTCGAAGATGGGCGGCGCGGTCTACCTGCACACCCTCATCCAGTCGACCCCGACGGCGGCCAACGCCGGCTACTACGCCGCGATCGTGGCCGAGCAGGCGGTGCTGCGGCGGCTGGTCGAGGCCGGCACCCGCGTCGTCCAGCTGGGCTACGGCGCGGCCGGCGGCAAGGGCGACGTCGACGACATCGTCGACCGCGCCCAGCAGGAGATCTACGACGTCACCGAGAAGCGCATGAGCGAGGACTACTCGCGCCTCGAGGACGTCCTGCAGCCGACGATGGACGAGCTGGACGCCATCGCGTCCCGCGGCGGCACCGCCCGCGGCGTCCCCACCGGCATCCGGGATCTCGACGAACTGACGAATGGTCTTCAGGCGGGACAAATGGTCGTCATCGCCGCTCGTCCGGGTGTGGGCAAGGCCCTGGCCCTCGACACCCCGATCGCGACGCCGACCGGCTGGACGACAATGGGTGAGGTCGCTGCCGGTGACCAGGTGATGGGCTCGGACGGCCGGCCGACGACGGTCCTGGCCGCCACCGAGGTGATGACCGGTCGCCCCTGCTACGAGGTGCACTTCTCCGACGGCTCTGTCATCGTGGCCGACGCCCAGCACCAGTGGCTGACCGAGACCCGCGCCAGCCGGAGGTCCGCCCAGGCGGCGGCGACCGGCTGCAACGGCCACCGCAACCAGCGGACCTTCGGCGAGGTCCGGACGACGGAGGAGATCGCCCGCACCGTCCGCTGCGCCACCAAGGACGCCCGACTCAACCACTCGGTGACCATCGCGTCCCCCCTGGAACTGCCGGAGGCGGACCTCCCCCTGCCGCCGTACGCGCTCGGGGTGTGGCTGGGGGACGGCACCTCACGGGCCGCGCACTTCACCAGCAACGACCCGGAGATCGCGGTCCACATCGAGGCCGACGGCCTCGTCGTCGAGCCGACCGGTGTCGACCGGCGGTATGCCCTGCGGCTGCCGGCCCGGCCAGCCGTCGAGGCCCGGCCGTGTCCCATGTGCGGCGAACTGTTCGTCCCCAGGACCTCCCAGGTGCAGACGTGTGGCAAGACGTGCGGCGGCCGGCTGCGGGCCAGCGGTGGCGTCGGCCGGCAGGCGACCTGCCCGGACTGCGGCGGCCCGTCGTCGGGCTTCGCGCAGTGCCAGGCCTGCCGGAACGAGCACGGCACCGTGCAGGGTCTGCTGCGCTCGCTGGGCGTCTTCGGGGACAAGCACATCCCTATGGCCTACCTGCGGGGCTCCGTGGCCCAGCGGCGTGCTCTGCTGGCCGGGTTGCTCGACACCGACGGGACGGTGGCACCGAGCGGGGTGGTCCAGTTCGCGGTGACCAACCAGCGGCTGGCCGACGACGCCCGCGAGCTCGTCGCCGGCCTCGGCTACCGGGTGCGGATGACGCGCAAGCGGGTCAGGGGTCGCAGCGAGGCGTCGTCCACCTGTTTCACGCTGACCTTCAGCACGGACGACGAGGTGTTCCGGCTGGAGCGGAAGAAGCTGGTGCACAAGGAGCGGGGTGCGCGCACCTTCACCGCCCGCGGCGTCCGTTTCATCACTGACGTCCGGCCGATCGAGAGCGTGCCCGTGCGCTGCATCGAGGTCGACGCCAAGGACCACCTGTTCCTGGCCGGCCGCAGCTTCATCCCGACCCACAACTCGACGCTGGGCCTGGACATCGCCCGGTCGGCGACGGTGAAACACCACCTGGCCACCTGCATCTTCTCGCTCGAGATGAGCAAGCACGAGATCACCATGCGTCTGCTCTCGGCCGAGGCGAAGGTGCCTCTGCACCACATGCGCGCCGGCACGCTGTCGGACGAGGACTGGTCGAAGCTGGCCCGCCGGATGGGCGAGATCGCCGATGCCCCGCTCTACATCGACGACTCCCCCAACATGACGATGATGGAGATCCGGGCGAAGGCGCGGCGGCTCAAGCAGCGCAACGACCTCAAGCTCGTGGTCATCGACTACCTCCAACTCATGACGTCCGGTAAGCGCGTCGAGAGCCGTCAGCAGGAGGTCTCGGAGTTCTCCCGTGCCCTCAAACTGCTGGCCAAGGAACTGGAAGTGCCAGTAATTGCGATGTCGCAGCTGAACCGTGGCTCAGAACAACGGCAGGACAAGAAGCCAATGCTTTCCGACCTTCGCGAATCCGGCTCGATCGAACAAGATGCCGATATGGTCATGATGATCCACCGCGAGGACATGTACGAGAAGGAGAGCCCGCGGGCCGGCGAGGCCGACATCATGCTGGTGAAGCACCGGAACGGCCCCACCGCGAACGTCACGGTCGCCTTCCAGGGCCACTACAGCCGCTTCGTGGACATGGCGAACTGA
- a CDS encoding RidA family protein → MTITRTSVNPWPWSLGYGFDQAQLVEGATRVLALSGQAAVDADGTPQHAGDIVAQVSLALDNLETVLGQAGMTLADVVRTTVFTTDVDAMMGAWEGLAQRFTAAGVRPSSTLVGVTRLAFPDLMVEIEATAVG, encoded by the coding sequence ATGACCATCACCCGCACGTCCGTGAACCCCTGGCCGTGGTCGCTCGGATACGGGTTCGACCAGGCGCAACTGGTGGAGGGCGCGACCCGCGTCCTCGCACTCTCCGGACAGGCCGCCGTGGACGCCGACGGCACACCGCAGCACGCCGGTGACATCGTCGCTCAGGTCTCGCTCGCTCTGGACAACCTCGAGACCGTGCTCGGGCAGGCCGGGATGACACTCGCCGACGTCGTCCGCACAACCGTGTTCACCACGGACGTCGACGCGATGATGGGCGCCTGGGAGGGCCTGGCCCAGCGGTTTACCGCGGCCGGCGTGAGGCCGAGCAGCACGCTCGTCGGCGTCACTCGGCTGGCCTTCCCGGACTTGATGGTGGAGATCGAGGCCACCGCGGTCGGCTGA
- the rplI gene encoding 50S ribosomal protein L9, whose product MSTQKLILTQEVTGLGSSGDTVEVKGGYARNYLLPRGLAIQATRGAEKQVESLRRARAAREVRSHEEAQAVAGRLSGLTVQVPARAGEGGRLFGRITTADVVNAVTAAGGPALDRRRVELPSSIKTTGQHTVTVRVHPEVTSQLTIEVVPG is encoded by the coding sequence ATGAGCACCCAGAAGCTGATCCTGACGCAGGAGGTCACCGGTCTCGGGTCCTCCGGTGACACGGTGGAGGTCAAGGGCGGGTACGCCCGCAACTACCTCCTGCCCCGTGGCCTGGCCATCCAGGCCACCCGCGGTGCCGAGAAGCAGGTCGAGTCGCTGCGCCGGGCGCGCGCCGCCCGCGAGGTGCGGTCGCACGAGGAGGCCCAGGCCGTGGCCGGGCGCCTGTCCGGCCTGACGGTCCAGGTGCCGGCGCGCGCCGGTGAGGGTGGTCGCCTGTTCGGCCGCATCACCACCGCTGACGTCGTGAACGCCGTGACCGCCGCCGGTGGCCCCGCGCTCGACCGGCGCCGGGTGGAGCTGCCCAGCAGCATCAAGACGACCGGCCAGCACACGGTGACCGTGCGGGTGCACCCCGAGGTCACTTCTCAGCTGACCATCGAGGTCGTCCCCGGCTGA
- the rpsR gene encoding 30S ribosomal protein S18 has protein sequence MAKPPVRKPKKKVCQFCKDKATYIDYKDTTLLRKFISDRGKIRARRVSGNCSQHQRDVATAVKNSREMALLPYTSTAR, from the coding sequence GTGGCCAAGCCCCCCGTTCGCAAGCCCAAGAAGAAGGTCTGCCAGTTCTGCAAGGACAAGGCGACCTACATCGACTACAAGGACACGACCCTGCTGCGGAAGTTCATCTCCGACCGCGGCAAGATCCGTGCCCGCCGCGTGAGCGGCAACTGCAGCCAGCACCAGCGGGACGTCGCCACGGCCGTCAAGAACAGCCGTGAGATGGCCCTGCTGCCCTACACCTCGACGGCGCGCTGA
- a CDS encoding single-stranded DNA-binding protein: MAGETVITVIGNLTSDPELRFTPSGAAVANFTVASTPRTFDRQSQEWKDGEALFLRCNVWRQAAENVAESLTRGSRVIVSGRLKQRSFETKEGEKRTVVELEVDEIGPSLRYATAKVTKASRGEGGGGFGGGGGGGFGGGGGSSDPWSTPAPPSDEPPF; encoded by the coding sequence ATGGCCGGCGAGACCGTCATCACCGTCATCGGCAACCTGACGTCGGACCCGGAGCTGCGCTTCACGCCCTCCGGTGCCGCGGTCGCCAACTTCACCGTGGCCTCCACGCCGCGGACCTTCGACCGCCAGTCGCAGGAGTGGAAGGACGGCGAGGCGCTCTTCCTGCGCTGCAACGTCTGGCGGCAGGCGGCGGAGAACGTCGCCGAGTCGCTGACCCGCGGGTCGCGGGTGATCGTCTCCGGCCGGCTCAAGCAGCGGTCGTTCGAGACCAAGGAAGGCGAGAAGCGCACCGTCGTCGAGCTCGAGGTCGACGAGATCGGCCCGTCGCTCCGCTACGCCACCGCGAAGGTCACCAAGGCCTCCCGCGGTGAGGGCGGGGGCGGCTTCGGCGGCGGTGGTGGTGGCGGCTTCGGTGGCGGCGGCGGGTCCAGCGACCCGTGGTCGACCCCGGCCCCGCCGTCCGACGAGCCGCCCTTCTAA
- the rpsF gene encoding 30S ribosomal protein S6, translating to MRRYELMVILDPDLEERTIAPSLDRFLTVVTNSGGTVKTEIWGRRRLAYEINKQVEGIYAIVDIQATPAAVAELDRQLNLNESVLRTKLMRPEVH from the coding sequence GTGCGTCGCTACGAACTGATGGTCATCCTCGACCCCGACCTGGAGGAGCGCACGATCGCTCCCTCCCTCGACCGGTTCCTCACCGTGGTCACCAACTCCGGTGGCACCGTGAAGACCGAGATCTGGGGCCGCCGCCGGCTGGCCTACGAGATCAACAAGCAGGTCGAGGGCATCTACGCCATCGTCGACATCCAGGCCACGCCCGCCGCGGTGGCCGAGCTCGACCGGCAGCTGAACCTCAACGAGTCGGTCCTGCGCACGAAGCTGATGCGGCCCGAGGTCCACTGA
- a CDS encoding deoxyribonuclease IV, giving the protein MPAHPIGVHVGPGLTEDNELDAGGPLARAAEMDADGVQLFLADPQGWKAPEPRPDAADLLAGDVTVVVHAPYVLNVATTNNRIRIPSRKLLAAHAKAAAAVGAVGMVVHGGHVLAKDDPAAGVDNWRKTFARQAEDGGFPLPLLIENTAGGGNAMARDLDALARLWDAVGEFGAGFVLDTCHAWAAGWDLATAVDDVRAITGRVDLVHLNNSRDPQGSSRDRHAPLADGEIPTELLVEVARSADCPVVLETPGDAASHAEEITLLRQALA; this is encoded by the coding sequence GTGCCAGCTCACCCGATCGGCGTACACGTCGGACCCGGCCTGACCGAGGACAACGAGCTCGACGCCGGCGGTCCGCTGGCCCGCGCCGCGGAGATGGACGCCGACGGCGTGCAGCTCTTCCTGGCCGACCCGCAGGGCTGGAAGGCCCCCGAGCCCCGCCCGGACGCCGCCGACCTGCTGGCCGGCGACGTCACGGTCGTCGTCCACGCGCCGTACGTGCTCAACGTGGCGACGACGAACAACCGCATCCGCATCCCGAGCCGCAAGCTGCTGGCCGCGCACGCAAAGGCCGCCGCCGCCGTCGGGGCGGTGGGCATGGTGGTGCACGGCGGCCACGTGCTCGCCAAGGACGACCCGGCGGCCGGCGTCGACAACTGGCGCAAGACCTTCGCCCGGCAGGCCGAGGACGGCGGTTTCCCCCTGCCGCTGCTCATCGAGAACACCGCCGGCGGGGGCAACGCCATGGCCCGCGACCTCGACGCCCTCGCCCGGCTGTGGGACGCCGTCGGCGAGTTCGGCGCCGGCTTCGTGCTCGACACCTGCCACGCCTGGGCCGCCGGCTGGGACCTCGCGACCGCGGTGGACGACGTCCGGGCGATCACCGGCCGCGTCGACCTGGTGCATCTCAACAACAGCCGCGACCCGCAGGGCTCCAGCCGGGACCGGCACGCCCCGCTGGCAGACGGCGAGATCCCGACCGAGCTGCTGGTCGAGGTCGCCCGGTCAGCCGACTGCCCCGTCGTCCTGGAGACCCCCGGCGACGCCGCCTCGCACGCCGAGGAGATCACCCTGCTGCGGCAGGCCCTGGCCTGA